In Bicyclus anynana chromosome 1, ilBicAnyn1.1, whole genome shotgun sequence, a single window of DNA contains:
- the LOC112044263 gene encoding ornithine aminotransferase, mitochondrial, with protein sequence MAQQRQLSSKEIFALEDQYGCRNYAPLPVALSRGEGIFVWDVENKKYFDFLSAYSAVNQGHCHPRIVKALKEQADKLTLVSRAFYSDQLGNYEKFMTELFGYDRLLPMNTGVEGGESACKIARKWGYDVKKIPKDQAKIIFAEGNFWGRTLSAVSSSSDPTCYNGFGPYMPCFELIPYNNIPALEKALQDPNVAAFMVEPIQGEAGVIIPDDGYLRKVRELCTKYNVLWIADEVQTGLGRTGKLLAVQHEGVKPDMLILGKALSGGVLPVSAVLANNNVMNVITPGTHGSTYGGNPLACAVATEAIKVLLDEKLAENASKLCSVFREELEKIPKSKLVTIRGRGLMFAIDVHDSINAYDVCHRLKAAGLLAKTTHGQTIRLAPPLVITEEQLREGARIIQKVFESYDK encoded by the exons ATGGCTCAGCAAAGACAGCTTTCGTCGAAAGAGATCTTTGCCCTAGAAGATCAGTATGGGTGCCGCAATTATGCTCCTCTACCCGTCGCTCTATCTCGGGGTGAAG GCATATTCGTGTGGGATGTAGAAAACAAGAAATATTTCGATTTCTTAAGTGCTTACTCAGCAGTTAACCAGGGCCACTGCCACCCGAGGATCGTGAAGGCTCTGAAGGAACAGGCCGATAAACTGACGCTAGTGTCAAG aGCATTTTACTCCGACCAATTGGGAAACTATGAGAAGTTCATGACAGAGCTGTTCGGCTACGACCGCCTGCTGCCCATGAACACGGGCGTGGAGGGCGGCGAGAGCGCGTGCAAGATCGCGCGCAAGTGGGGATACGACGTCAAGAAGATACCGAAGGACCAAGCTAAG atAATCTTCGCAGAAGGAAACTTCTGGGGTCGCACGCTGTCTGCGGTGTCCTCTTCCTCAGACCCTACGTGTTACAACGGATTCGGACCCTACATGCCGTGCTTTGAACTCATTCCATACAATAACATTCCCGCATTGGAG AAAGCGCTCCAAGATCCCAACGTAGCTGCCTTCATGGTGGAGCCCATACAGGGCGAGGCTGGAGTGATCATCCCTGACGACGGCTACTTAAGGAAAGTTCGAGAACTCTGCACCAAGTACAACGTGCTTTGGATTGCGGACGAAGTGCAAACCGGATTAG GTCGCACCGGCAAGCTCCTGGCAGTGCAGCACGAGGGAGTGAAGCCCGACATGCTGATACTGGGCAAGGCGCTCAGCGGCGGCGTGCTGCCCGTCTCCGCTGTCTTGGCCAATAATAACGTTATGAAC GTCATAACGCCGGGCACCCACGGTTCGACGTACGGCGGCAACCCGCTCGCGTGCGCCGTCGCTACCGAGGCTATAAAG GTATTATTAGATGAGAAATTGGCTGAGAACGCAAGTAAACTGTGCTCGGTGTTCCGTGAAGAGTTGGAGAAGATCCCCAAGTCTAAGCTGGTGACCATTCGCGGCCGAGGACTCATGTTCGCCATTGATGTTCACGACA GTATTAATGCATACGATGTATGCCATCGGCTGAAAGCAGCGGGTCTCCTCGCCAAGACCACGCACGGGCAGACCATCCGCCTGGCGCCGCCGCTCGTCATCACCGAGGAACAGTTGAGGGAAGGCGCTCGTATCATTCAAAAAGTATTCGAAAGTTATGACAAATAA
- the LOC112044257 gene encoding trans-1,2-dihydrobenzene-1,2-diol dehydrogenase isoform X1, with protein MGLNMPEDTVIMGKQLKWGIAGVGMIAHDFLTAMASLPAEQHKVVAIAGKDLDRVHRLATLHNVSTAYEGYDSIASDPNVDIVFVSVLNLQHFEIAKLMLENGKHVLCEKPMGMTYKQTKSLVDLARERKLFLLEGMWSRFFPAYDALDKHIASGGLGDIYQINIQFGVEINDIERNLMKDLGGGAVLDLGIYMLQLLQFVYKEPPTDIMCTGHLSKTGVDESVSCALKYKDGRTATIAAHTRSAMPNKAEITGTKGTILLDYFWCPTVLHISAANSTEWSLPKGKYKFHFHNSAGLSYEIQECWNCINQGLLESPKMSLDESVILSKLSDTMRAQLGVLDSAF; from the exons ATGGGTCTGAATATGCCTGAAGATACAGTAATT ATGGGTAAGCAGTTGAAATGGGGTATTGCCGGTGTCGGCATGATCGCGCATGACTTCTTGACGGCGATGGCTTCTTTGCCGGCGGAGCAGCACAAGGTCGTCGCCATCGCTGGCAAAGACCTAGATCGTGTCCACAGATTGGCCACGCTCCACAACGTGAGCACAGCATACGAAGGCTACGATTCGATAGCTAGTGACCCTAACGTAG ACATTGTTTTCGTCAGCGTGCTTAATTTACAACATTTCGAAATAGCTAAATTAATGTTAGAAAATGGTAAACACGTGTTATGCGAAAAGCCCATGGGCATGACGTACAAACAGACGAAATCTCTTGTGGATTTGGCGCGCGAAAGGAAACTTTTCCTCCTAGAGGGGATGTGGTCGAGGTTCTTCCCCGCTTACGATGCTTTGGACAAGCACATTGCGAGTGGTGGGCTTGGTGACATAtatcaaataaacatacaattcGGGGTGGAAATTAATGACATAGAAAGAAACTT AATGAAAGATTTGGGAGGCGGCGCAGTATTAGACTTGGGCATTTATATGTTGCAACTCTTGCAATTTGTATACAAGGAGCCACCGACAGATATCATGTGTACGGGTCACTTGAGCAAGACGGGCGTAGACGAGTCAGTGTCATGCGCATTGAAGTATAAGGACGGCAGGACCGCGACCATAGCCGCGCACACGCGCTCAGCCATGCCCAATAAGGCAGAAATAACTGGGACCAAAGGCACGATTTTG cTGGACTATTTCTGGTGTCCGACCGTATTGCACATATCAGCCGCTAACAGCACAGAATGGTCTCTACCGAAGGGCAAATATAAGTTCCATTTCCACAATAGCGCGGGACTGAGTTACGAGATACAGGAATGCTGGAACTGCATCAATCAGG gaTTACTGGAAAGCCCAAAAATGAGTTTAGACGAAAGCGTTATTTTGTCGAAGCTGAGTGACACCATGCGAGCGCAACTGGGCGTACTCGATAGTGCATTTTAA
- the LOC112044257 gene encoding trans-1,2-dihydrobenzene-1,2-diol dehydrogenase isoform X5 has translation MGKQLKWGIAGVGMIAHDFLTAMASLPAEQHKVVAIAGKDLDRVHRLATLHNVSTAYEGYDSIASDPNVDIVFVSVLNLQHFEIAKLMLENGKHVLCEKPMGMTYKQTKSLVDLARERKLFLLEGMWSRFFPAYDALDKHIASGGLGDIYQINIQFGVEINDIERNLMKDLGGGAVLDLGIYMLQLLQFVYKEPPTDIMCTGHLSKTGVDESVSCALKYKDGRTATIAAHTRSAMPNKAEITGTKGTILLDYFWCPTVLHISAANSTEWSLPKGKYKFHFHNSAGLSYEIQECWNCINQGLLESPKMSLDESVILSKLSDTMRAQLGVLDSAF, from the exons ATGGGTAAGCAGTTGAAATGGGGTATTGCCGGTGTCGGCATGATCGCGCATGACTTCTTGACGGCGATGGCTTCTTTGCCGGCGGAGCAGCACAAGGTCGTCGCCATCGCTGGCAAAGACCTAGATCGTGTCCACAGATTGGCCACGCTCCACAACGTGAGCACAGCATACGAAGGCTACGATTCGATAGCTAGTGACCCTAACGTAG ACATTGTTTTCGTCAGCGTGCTTAATTTACAACATTTCGAAATAGCTAAATTAATGTTAGAAAATGGTAAACACGTGTTATGCGAAAAGCCCATGGGCATGACGTACAAACAGACGAAATCTCTTGTGGATTTGGCGCGCGAAAGGAAACTTTTCCTCCTAGAGGGGATGTGGTCGAGGTTCTTCCCCGCTTACGATGCTTTGGACAAGCACATTGCGAGTGGTGGGCTTGGTGACATAtatcaaataaacatacaattcGGGGTGGAAATTAATGACATAGAAAGAAACTT AATGAAAGATTTGGGAGGCGGCGCAGTATTAGACTTGGGCATTTATATGTTGCAACTCTTGCAATTTGTATACAAGGAGCCACCGACAGATATCATGTGTACGGGTCACTTGAGCAAGACGGGCGTAGACGAGTCAGTGTCATGCGCATTGAAGTATAAGGACGGCAGGACCGCGACCATAGCCGCGCACACGCGCTCAGCCATGCCCAATAAGGCAGAAATAACTGGGACCAAAGGCACGATTTTG cTGGACTATTTCTGGTGTCCGACCGTATTGCACATATCAGCCGCTAACAGCACAGAATGGTCTCTACCGAAGGGCAAATATAAGTTCCATTTCCACAATAGCGCGGGACTGAGTTACGAGATACAGGAATGCTGGAACTGCATCAATCAGG gaTTACTGGAAAGCCCAAAAATGAGTTTAGACGAAAGCGTTATTTTGTCGAAGCTGAGTGACACCATGCGAGCGCAACTGGGCGTACTCGATAGTGCATTTTAA
- the LOC112044257 gene encoding trans-1,2-dihydrobenzene-1,2-diol dehydrogenase isoform X4, which translates to MMGKQLKWGIAGVGMIAHDFLTAMASLPAEQHKVVAIAGKDLDRVHRLATLHNVSTAYEGYDSIASDPNVDIVFVSVLNLQHFEIAKLMLENGKHVLCEKPMGMTYKQTKSLVDLARERKLFLLEGMWSRFFPAYDALDKHIASGGLGDIYQINIQFGVEINDIERNLMKDLGGGAVLDLGIYMLQLLQFVYKEPPTDIMCTGHLSKTGVDESVSCALKYKDGRTATIAAHTRSAMPNKAEITGTKGTILLDYFWCPTVLHISAANSTEWSLPKGKYKFHFHNSAGLSYEIQECWNCINQGLLESPKMSLDESVILSKLSDTMRAQLGVLDSAF; encoded by the exons atg ATGGGTAAGCAGTTGAAATGGGGTATTGCCGGTGTCGGCATGATCGCGCATGACTTCTTGACGGCGATGGCTTCTTTGCCGGCGGAGCAGCACAAGGTCGTCGCCATCGCTGGCAAAGACCTAGATCGTGTCCACAGATTGGCCACGCTCCACAACGTGAGCACAGCATACGAAGGCTACGATTCGATAGCTAGTGACCCTAACGTAG ACATTGTTTTCGTCAGCGTGCTTAATTTACAACATTTCGAAATAGCTAAATTAATGTTAGAAAATGGTAAACACGTGTTATGCGAAAAGCCCATGGGCATGACGTACAAACAGACGAAATCTCTTGTGGATTTGGCGCGCGAAAGGAAACTTTTCCTCCTAGAGGGGATGTGGTCGAGGTTCTTCCCCGCTTACGATGCTTTGGACAAGCACATTGCGAGTGGTGGGCTTGGTGACATAtatcaaataaacatacaattcGGGGTGGAAATTAATGACATAGAAAGAAACTT AATGAAAGATTTGGGAGGCGGCGCAGTATTAGACTTGGGCATTTATATGTTGCAACTCTTGCAATTTGTATACAAGGAGCCACCGACAGATATCATGTGTACGGGTCACTTGAGCAAGACGGGCGTAGACGAGTCAGTGTCATGCGCATTGAAGTATAAGGACGGCAGGACCGCGACCATAGCCGCGCACACGCGCTCAGCCATGCCCAATAAGGCAGAAATAACTGGGACCAAAGGCACGATTTTG cTGGACTATTTCTGGTGTCCGACCGTATTGCACATATCAGCCGCTAACAGCACAGAATGGTCTCTACCGAAGGGCAAATATAAGTTCCATTTCCACAATAGCGCGGGACTGAGTTACGAGATACAGGAATGCTGGAACTGCATCAATCAGG gaTTACTGGAAAGCCCAAAAATGAGTTTAGACGAAAGCGTTATTTTGTCGAAGCTGAGTGACACCATGCGAGCGCAACTGGGCGTACTCGATAGTGCATTTTAA
- the LOC112044257 gene encoding trans-1,2-dihydrobenzene-1,2-diol dehydrogenase isoform X3, whose product MLKMGKQLKWGIAGVGMIAHDFLTAMASLPAEQHKVVAIAGKDLDRVHRLATLHNVSTAYEGYDSIASDPNVDIVFVSVLNLQHFEIAKLMLENGKHVLCEKPMGMTYKQTKSLVDLARERKLFLLEGMWSRFFPAYDALDKHIASGGLGDIYQINIQFGVEINDIERNLMKDLGGGAVLDLGIYMLQLLQFVYKEPPTDIMCTGHLSKTGVDESVSCALKYKDGRTATIAAHTRSAMPNKAEITGTKGTILLDYFWCPTVLHISAANSTEWSLPKGKYKFHFHNSAGLSYEIQECWNCINQGLLESPKMSLDESVILSKLSDTMRAQLGVLDSAF is encoded by the exons ATGTTAAAG ATGGGTAAGCAGTTGAAATGGGGTATTGCCGGTGTCGGCATGATCGCGCATGACTTCTTGACGGCGATGGCTTCTTTGCCGGCGGAGCAGCACAAGGTCGTCGCCATCGCTGGCAAAGACCTAGATCGTGTCCACAGATTGGCCACGCTCCACAACGTGAGCACAGCATACGAAGGCTACGATTCGATAGCTAGTGACCCTAACGTAG ACATTGTTTTCGTCAGCGTGCTTAATTTACAACATTTCGAAATAGCTAAATTAATGTTAGAAAATGGTAAACACGTGTTATGCGAAAAGCCCATGGGCATGACGTACAAACAGACGAAATCTCTTGTGGATTTGGCGCGCGAAAGGAAACTTTTCCTCCTAGAGGGGATGTGGTCGAGGTTCTTCCCCGCTTACGATGCTTTGGACAAGCACATTGCGAGTGGTGGGCTTGGTGACATAtatcaaataaacatacaattcGGGGTGGAAATTAATGACATAGAAAGAAACTT AATGAAAGATTTGGGAGGCGGCGCAGTATTAGACTTGGGCATTTATATGTTGCAACTCTTGCAATTTGTATACAAGGAGCCACCGACAGATATCATGTGTACGGGTCACTTGAGCAAGACGGGCGTAGACGAGTCAGTGTCATGCGCATTGAAGTATAAGGACGGCAGGACCGCGACCATAGCCGCGCACACGCGCTCAGCCATGCCCAATAAGGCAGAAATAACTGGGACCAAAGGCACGATTTTG cTGGACTATTTCTGGTGTCCGACCGTATTGCACATATCAGCCGCTAACAGCACAGAATGGTCTCTACCGAAGGGCAAATATAAGTTCCATTTCCACAATAGCGCGGGACTGAGTTACGAGATACAGGAATGCTGGAACTGCATCAATCAGG gaTTACTGGAAAGCCCAAAAATGAGTTTAGACGAAAGCGTTATTTTGTCGAAGCTGAGTGACACCATGCGAGCGCAACTGGGCGTACTCGATAGTGCATTTTAA
- the LOC112044257 gene encoding trans-1,2-dihydrobenzene-1,2-diol dehydrogenase isoform X2 yields MVWMVEVLFLLMGKQLKWGIAGVGMIAHDFLTAMASLPAEQHKVVAIAGKDLDRVHRLATLHNVSTAYEGYDSIASDPNVDIVFVSVLNLQHFEIAKLMLENGKHVLCEKPMGMTYKQTKSLVDLARERKLFLLEGMWSRFFPAYDALDKHIASGGLGDIYQINIQFGVEINDIERNLMKDLGGGAVLDLGIYMLQLLQFVYKEPPTDIMCTGHLSKTGVDESVSCALKYKDGRTATIAAHTRSAMPNKAEITGTKGTILLDYFWCPTVLHISAANSTEWSLPKGKYKFHFHNSAGLSYEIQECWNCINQGLLESPKMSLDESVILSKLSDTMRAQLGVLDSAF; encoded by the exons atggtaTGGATGGTGGaagtactttttttattg ATGGGTAAGCAGTTGAAATGGGGTATTGCCGGTGTCGGCATGATCGCGCATGACTTCTTGACGGCGATGGCTTCTTTGCCGGCGGAGCAGCACAAGGTCGTCGCCATCGCTGGCAAAGACCTAGATCGTGTCCACAGATTGGCCACGCTCCACAACGTGAGCACAGCATACGAAGGCTACGATTCGATAGCTAGTGACCCTAACGTAG ACATTGTTTTCGTCAGCGTGCTTAATTTACAACATTTCGAAATAGCTAAATTAATGTTAGAAAATGGTAAACACGTGTTATGCGAAAAGCCCATGGGCATGACGTACAAACAGACGAAATCTCTTGTGGATTTGGCGCGCGAAAGGAAACTTTTCCTCCTAGAGGGGATGTGGTCGAGGTTCTTCCCCGCTTACGATGCTTTGGACAAGCACATTGCGAGTGGTGGGCTTGGTGACATAtatcaaataaacatacaattcGGGGTGGAAATTAATGACATAGAAAGAAACTT AATGAAAGATTTGGGAGGCGGCGCAGTATTAGACTTGGGCATTTATATGTTGCAACTCTTGCAATTTGTATACAAGGAGCCACCGACAGATATCATGTGTACGGGTCACTTGAGCAAGACGGGCGTAGACGAGTCAGTGTCATGCGCATTGAAGTATAAGGACGGCAGGACCGCGACCATAGCCGCGCACACGCGCTCAGCCATGCCCAATAAGGCAGAAATAACTGGGACCAAAGGCACGATTTTG cTGGACTATTTCTGGTGTCCGACCGTATTGCACATATCAGCCGCTAACAGCACAGAATGGTCTCTACCGAAGGGCAAATATAAGTTCCATTTCCACAATAGCGCGGGACTGAGTTACGAGATACAGGAATGCTGGAACTGCATCAATCAGG gaTTACTGGAAAGCCCAAAAATGAGTTTAGACGAAAGCGTTATTTTGTCGAAGCTGAGTGACACCATGCGAGCGCAACTGGGCGTACTCGATAGTGCATTTTAA
- the LOC112044259 gene encoding FAST kinase domain-containing protein 3, mitochondrial — protein sequence MTLALWRSYSKARNYVISGNNGCNSVSSLYNFITRSFSDDKFSTPEFTNSTILIENGYNVQELPLMVRKLKDLEDLDVPPITELPRTTNDSVSYHLIQEEFKQCMDLREVFSLITKCTKITPNIALGAIERIYDLEKDAIVNIPSDQTVHINFAKGAILEKLLKVVMKTEDTQTILNVLKTSSTIMEPYKHKFCDELLLRVIDNRLTIDQLCDFALILSKSHGDQKYSETIDRLWVGFIEKEQDINEINIVKIFTILPGLKVSKKTITNLLEQKLSELWSKIKVPAMQAILDVFLVEKYFSIQCYSILGHWFYANIHALDDDELLDVITKFTRLRFTDTQIDAAIEKFLKFKSPKIKSQVLVIGILNYCMQFKLRNNHILEVCSQYFIDKRKQVPSSFLKYFIYPYGYLNMEPSNVEFWMLSEEVLLEHYQKMNVDDICSIIFSYIYSGHYPLKLVSKIFSAEYMAKINNSDILKKLHLIDTALSLECGEYNGPLLPKDQWFKPVIQDIRIKNIIEKIKDSIIHVIGDTNKMLTAVMLPNYCSDETYLIDVMVHPLDTNSTFNWKSDTHIKESIAILIHLPDHYCSDNEQLIGPQVMKKRHLNILGIKVVSLKYALLSQFYTSFNIVSLRKYLADSIDNAEI from the coding sequence ATGACGTTAGCTTTGTGGAGGTCATATTCAAAAGCTCGCAATTATGTGATAAGTGGGAACAATGGCTGCAACTCTGTATCCTCTTTGTATAACTTTATCACTCGTTCATTCAGTGATGACAAGTTTTCTACGCCAGAATTCACCAACAGCACTATCTTAATCGAGAACGGTTACAATGTCCAAGAACTTCCACTAATGGTAAGGAAACTAAAGGATCTAGAGGATTTGGATGTTCCACCGATAACCGAACTCCCGCGGACTACAAACGACTCGGTCAGCTATCATCTAATCCAAGAAGAGTTCAAACAGTGTATGGATTTACGTGAAGTATTTTCTTTGATAACAAAATGTACGAAGATTACACCAAATATTGCATTAGGTGCTATAGAGAGAATATACGATTTAGAAAAAGATGCCATCGTAAACATACCCAGTGACCAAACAGTACACATTAATTTTGCAAAAGGTGCCATCTTGGAGAAACTGCTGAAGGTTGTTATGAAGACTGAAGATACCCAGACAATATTAAATGTTCTAAAAACATCTTCTACAATCATGGAACCATACAAACACAAGTTTTGTGATGAGCTACTCCTGAGAGTTATAGATAATAGATTAACTATTGATCAGTTATGTGATTTTGCCCTAATTCTAAGTAAAAGTCATGGAGATCAAAAATATTCTGAAACAATAGATAGATTATGGGTtggttttattgaaaaagagcaagatattaatgaaattaatattgtcaagATTTTCACAATTTTGCCCGGCCTTAAAGTGAGCAAAAAGACTATAACAAATTTGTTAGAGCAAAAATTATCTGAGTTATGGTCTAAAATAAAGGTACCAGCCATGCAAGCCATCCTTGATGTTTTTTTGGTAgagaaatatttttctatacagTGTTACAGCATTTTAGGACATTGGTTTTACGCCAATATCCATGCtttagatgatgatgaattactgGATGTGATTACAAAGTTTACACGGCTTAGATTCACCGACACTCAAATAGATGCAGctattgaaaaatttttaaaatttaagtctCCCAAGATCAAATCACAGGTCCTAGTTATTGGTATTCTGAATTACTGCATGCAATTCAAGTTGCGCAATAATCACATACTAGAAGTATGCAGTCAGTATTTTATAGATAAAAGGAAACAAGTGCCATccagttttttaaagtattttatatatccATATGGTTATTTAAATATGGAGCCGTCTAATGTAGAATTTTGGATGTTATCTGAAGAAGTCTTACTAGAACATTATCAAAAAATGAATGTTGATGATATTTGCTCAATAATTTTCTCCTATATATACAGTGGCCATTATCCTTTGAAATTAGTATCCAAGATATTTAGTGCAGAATACAtggctaaaataaataatagtgacATTTTAAAGAAGCTGCATTTAATTGATACAGCACTATCCTTGGAGTGTGGGGAGTACAATGGCCCATTGTTACCTAAAGACCAGTGGTTTAAACCTGTTATACAAGAcattagaataaaaaatatcattgaaaaaataaaggATAGCATAATACATGTGATTGGTGACACAAATAAAATGCTGACTGCTGTCATGTTGCCAAACTATTGTTCAGATGAGACATATCTGATTGATGTGATGGTGCATCCGCTTGACACAAATAGCACATTTAACTGGAAATCTGACACTCATATAAAAGAGAGTATAGCAATACTTATTCATTTACCAGATCATTACTGTTCTGATAATGAACAACTGATTGGCCCACAAGTTATGAAGAAGAGGCATTTAAACATCCTTGGCATAAAGGTTGTGAGTCTAAAGTATGCTTTACTTAGTCAATTCTATACATCATTCAATATTGTTAGCCTCAGGAAATATTTAGCTGACAGTATTGATAATGCTGAAATATGA